CTGTGCTTGTGCCTCCATCTTGTGCCCAGCGACGGTATCTTGCCACCAGTCTGCTCCCCTCGGCGCCCCATCTACCAGAATATTCTCTGCGGAAGAAAACAAAGGCGTCAGTGCATTCGAAAATGCAGAGAGAGCAGCCGCTTTCCGCCCTGTTAACGTACCAATACGCCAAGGAGCTCCGTCGGACTCCTGAGAAGTCGTCGACTCGTCCCAGGTATGACCGGTTTCCGCTCGTTTCTTCCGAATCAGGATCCTGGAATAAATTGATTTTCGAGAAGAGTCTACGTTGCTTGGTTCCCCTGCTCGGTGGCGTTTCATGAAAAGAATGTGAAGAAACTTCATACCGACAGTGCCATTGATCACTGGCTCCGCCGAAAGTGAGTGAATGTTGATGAGATATTTACACAGTTCGTTGTTCCGTTTCTTCTTATGGCAACCGGTCCGGTCGCGGCGGGGATCGTTCAACGT
The sequence above is a segment of the Phaeodactylum tricornutum CCAP 1055/1 PHATR_bd_45x36 genomic scaffold, whole genome shotgun sequence genome. Coding sequences within it:
- a CDS encoding predicted protein is translated as MKFLHILFMKRHRAGEPSNVDSSRKSIYSRILIRKKRAETGHTWDESTTSQESDGAPWRIGTLTGRKAAALSAFSNALTPLFSSAENILVDGAPRGADWWQDTVAGHKMEAQAQQNDEGGTTQAEDINIETTFEESRGEELKEFRNCGLEAWVQVQQAWRRPSGMETDRARIPVRKLRQDLIKRMSECRKFDLPHMIPLKDVIEAYTETWDGESD